The following proteins are encoded in a genomic region of Triticum dicoccoides isolate Atlit2015 ecotype Zavitan chromosome 1B, WEW_v2.0, whole genome shotgun sequence:
- the LOC119314287 gene encoding alpha carbonic anhydrase 7-like, with the protein MASQMSSAWTAVVVIVSSLAVALSHEGGGPSFGYTPGTPDGPENWGKLSPTYKACGDGKAQSPIDIVIANAVPNPNLDTLTRVYAPSNATLHNNGKDIVMTFEQGGEPVMPGSINVTTADGTVKEFKFKMIHWHAPGEHTVNGKRFPLELHMVHVDDQDHKAVIGILYEIGNPDPFYDQLTEKLRELKTTPTVAAGVVELKSLQKRTGSYFRYMGSLTTPPCTEKVVWNILGKGRELSQEQLQLITAPLPHQDNRPPQPLNGRQVAFYNPPNTTISIQSLVQ; encoded by the exons ATGGCGTCCCAAATGTCGTCGGCATGGACCGCTGTCGTCGTCATCGTCTCGTCCCTCGCCGTCGCTCTCTCTC ATGAAGGTGGCGGGCCGAGCTTCGGCTACACGCCGGGGACCCCCGACGGCCCGGAGAATTGGGGCAAGCTGAGCCCGACGTACAAGGCATGCGGCGACGGCAAGGCACAGTCCCCCATCGACATCGTCATCGCCAACGCTGTCCCTAACCCCAACCTCGACACCCTCACCCGCGTCTACGCCCCCTCCAATGCCACCCTCCACAACAACGGCAAGGACATCGTCATGACCTTCGAGCAGGGCGGCGAGCCCGTCATGCCGGGCTCCATCAACGTCACCACCGCCGACGGCACCGTCAAGGAGTTCAAGTTCAAGATGATCCACTGGCACGCGCCGGGGGAGCACACTGTCAACGGCAAGCGCTTCCCGCTGGAGCTCCACATGGTCCACGTCGACGACCAAGACCACAAGGCCGTCATCGGCATCCTCTACGAGATCGGCAACCCCGACCCTTTCTACGACCAGCTGACGGAGAAGCTACGCGAGCTCAAGACGACGCCTACCGTGGCGGCCGGTGTGGTGGAGCTCAAGTCGCTGCAGAAGCGGACGGGGAGCTACTTCCGGTACATGGGGTcgctcaccacgccgccgtgcacgGAGAAGGTGGTGTGGAACATCCTGGGCAAGGGCAGGGAGCTGAGCCAGGAGCAGCTGCAGCTCATCACCGCGCCGCTGCCTCACCAGGACAACAGGCCGCCGCAGCCGCTCAACGGCCGCCAAGTCGCCTTCTACAACCCGCCAAACACCACCATCTCCATCCAATCCCTAGTACAATAA